One Helianthus annuus cultivar XRQ/B chromosome 7, HanXRQr2.0-SUNRISE, whole genome shotgun sequence genomic region harbors:
- the LOC110885508 gene encoding uncharacterized protein LOC110885508, with product MALESEAGSGSGRWLVHERGERRWLVENVVLYAKKTLSLNVLQGAKIQAGIKSHLIPVFDGQLQEDVVVILSKFGVDWQGVEYGFNFRAYEDILQGEALNALSVDVVGSVICCGDLEIFDRPPNETKKMNFNIEDLEGKVLRCTVWNDYALQIKDFISKIPPLEHVMAVIQHEKCKEWKGEYTVQSDKFATRIFLNEEIDEVNKLRRRKCLVFLQEMSCVVVATIKIVQEEYDDILRLPATSLVYIKCYTEFYLVSYVYFMFKVQVRVQDESGSVSFVMFDRDVQKLLGLAASDIRERQAAFKIDVSEFNLKNDYRVYTVQKTCDDPVIIAELVGGDGNGDENTEEVTQEVAGVKDVSLSESSQVSAERTSWDVVSVTADSSAVEVEKDSRSSPNGKRMAQDADVVNVDELFTNV from the exons ATGGCTTTGGAGAGTGAAGCTGGCAGCGGCTCCGGAAGGTGGTTGGTTCACGAAAGAGGCGAGCGGCGGTGGCTCGTTG AGAATGTAGTGTTGTATGCTAAGAAGACACTTTCTTTAAATGTTCTTCAGGGTGCTAAGATTCAAGCAGGTATTAAGAGTCATCTGATACCTGTTTTTGATGGACAGCTTCAAGAAGATGTTGTTGTGATTCTGTCGAAATTTGGTGTTG ATTGGCAAGGTGTTGAGTATGGTTTCAATTTCAGAGCTTATGAAGATATTCTTCAAGGAGAGGCGTTAAACGCTTTGAGTGTTG ATGTTGTTGGATCTGTGATTTGTTGTGGAGATCTTGAAATCTTTGATCGACCTCCAAATGAGACTAAGAAGATGAATTTCAATATTGAAGACTTGGA GGGTAAGGTTTTGCGGTGTACTGTGTGGAATGATTATGCTCTGCAGATTAAGGACTTCATTTCTAAAATCCCACCTCTTGAGCATGTGATGGCTGTTATACAGCATGAAAAGTGTAAGGAATGGAAAG GTGAATACACTGTTCAAAGTGATAAGTTTGCAACACGAATTTTTCTGaatgaagaaattgatgaagTTAATAAGCTAAGGAGGAG GAAGTGTCTTGTGTTTTTACAGGAAATGTCTTGTGTTGTGGTTGCGACAATTAAGATTGTGCAAGAAGAGTATG atgaTATTCTTCGATTGCCTGCGACTTCTTTGGTTTATATCAAATGTTATACTGAAT TTTACTTAGTTAGTTATGTATATTTCATGTTCAAGGTGCAAGTGCGGGTGCAGGATGAGAGTGGTAGTGTTTCTTTCGTTATGTTTGATAGAGATGTTCAGAAGCTTCTTGGATTAGCGGCGAGTGACATAAGAGAGAGGCAG GCTGCTTTTAAGATTGATGTTTCAGAGTTCAATCTTAAAAATGACTATCGTGTTTATACTGTGCAAAAAACATGTGATGATCCAGTAATAATTGCTGAGTTGGTTGGTGGAGATGGTAATGGTGATGAAAATACTGAGGAG GTTACTCAAGAGGTAGCTGGCGTTAAAGACGTTAGCCTTTCAGAATCTTCCCAGGTGTCTGCTGAACGAACTTCATGG GATGTTGTCTCTGTTACGGCCGACTCTTCAGccgttgaagttgaaaaggattCTAGATCAAGTCCCAATGGAAAGCGGATGGCTCAAGATGCTGATGTTGTCAACGTTGATGAGCTATTCACTAATGTGTGA